From one Bos indicus x Bos taurus breed Angus x Brahman F1 hybrid chromosome 7, Bos_hybrid_MaternalHap_v2.0, whole genome shotgun sequence genomic stretch:
- the VDAC1 gene encoding voltage-dependent anion-selective channel protein 1, whose protein sequence is MAVPPTYADLGKSARDVFTKGYGFGLIKLDLKTKSENGLEFTSSGSANTETTKVTGSLETKYRWTEYGLTFTEKWNTDNTLGTEITVEDQLARGLKLTFDSSFSPNTGKKNAKIKTGYKREHINLGCDVDFDIAGPSIRGALVLGYEGWLAGYQMNFETAKSRVTQSNFAVGYKTDEFQLHTNVNDGTEFGGSIYQKVNKKLETAVNLAWTAGNSNTRFGIAAKYQIDPDACFSAKVNNSSLIGLGYTQTLKPGIKLTLSALLDGKNVNAGGHKLGLGLEFQA, encoded by the exons ATGGCTGTGCCTCCCACGTATGCTGATCTTGGCAAATCTGCCAGGGATGTCTTCACCAAGGGCTATG GATTTGGCTTAATAAAACTTGATCTGAAAACAAAATCTGAGAATGGACTG GAATTTACGAGCTCAGGTTCAGCCAACACCGAGACCACCAAAGTGACGGGCAGCCTGGAAACCAAGTACAGATGGACTGAATATGGTCTGACGTTTACAGAGAAATGGAACACTGACAACACGCTGGGCACGGAAATTACTGTGGAAGATCAG CTTGCACGTGGCCTGAAGCTGACCTTCGATTCATCCTTCTCACCAAACACTGG gaaaaaaaatgctaaaatcaAGACAGGGTACAAGCGGGAACATATCAACCTGGGCTGCGATGTGGATTTTGACATAGCTGGTCCTTCCATCCGGGGCGCTCTGGTGCTGGGTTATGAAGGTTGGCTGGCTGGCTACCAGATGAATTTTGAGACTGCAAAGTCTCGAGTGACTCAGAGCAACTTTGCAGTTGGCTACAAGACCGATGAGTTCCAGCTTCACACTAATGT AAATGATGGAACAGAGTTTGGTGGCTCCATTTATCAGAAGGTGAACAAGAAGTTGGAGACCGCTGTTAATCTGGCCTGGACCGCAGGAAACAGCAACACTCGCTTTGGAATAGCAGCCAAGTACCAGATTGACCCTGATGCCTGCTTCTCG GCTAAAGTGAACAACTCCAGCCTGATAGGATTAGGATATACTCAGACCCTAAAGCCAG GTATCAAACTGACACTCTCGGCTCTGCTGGATGGCAAGAACGTCAATGCTGGTGGCCACAAGCTTGGTCTAGGACTGGAGTTTCAAGCATAA
- the C7H5orf15 gene encoding keratinocyte-associated transmembrane protein 2: MAAAARRRMSGAEQANLLPRPGVQVPGGLARPLVLALLLASAIMPSVRSQIESLSQPVLTSDVSTPHMNALTNENQTTPSTSQISTTLPPTTSTERSGVASVSPHPLPTTALSQEVDNNEDPSIEEEDLLTLNSSPSTAKDTLDNGDYGEPDYDWTTSPRDDESSEALEENRGYVEIEQSERPFKTPPSSIEEEDSHFFFHLIIFAFCIAIVYITYHNKRKIFLLVQSRKWRDGFCSKTVEYHRLDQNVNEAMPSLKITNDYIF; the protein is encoded by the exons ATGGCTGCCGCCGCCCGGAGGAGGATGAGCGGCGCGGAGCAAGCAAATCTGCTGCCCAGGCCAGGTGTCCAGGTCCCCGGAGGGCTGGCGCGGCCGCTGGTCCTGGCCCTCCTGCTTGCATCCGCCATCATGCCCAGTG tTCGATCACAGATTGAGTCATTGAGCCAGCCTGTACTCACGTCAGATGTTTCTACTCCACATATGAATGCTTTAACAAATGAAAACCAAACCACACCTTCTACTTCCCAAATCAGCACCACTCTCCCTCCCACAACTAGTACAGAAAGAAGTGGAGTGGCGTCCGTGTCCCCTCATCCCTTGCCTACTACTGCTCTGTCCCAAGAGGTTGATAACAATGAAGATCCTAGCATAGAGGAGGAGGATCTTCTCACACTGAACAGTTCTCCGTCCACTGCCAAAGACACTCTGGACAACGGGGATTATGGAGAACCAGACTATGACTGGACCACCAGCCCCCGGGATGATGAGTCCAGTGAAGCCTTGGAAGAAAACAGGGGCTACGTGGAAATTGAGCAGTCAGAGAGACCTTTTAAAACCCCACCCTCAAGTATAGAAGAGGAAGatagccatttctttttccaccttattatttttgctttttgtattgCTATTGTTTATATTACATATCACAACAAAAGGAAG attttccttCTGGTTCAAAGCAGGAAATGGCGTGATGGTTTTTGTTCCAAAACAGTGGAATATCATCGTCTTGACCAGAATGTTAATGAAGCAATGCCTTCTCTGAAGATTAccaatgattatatattttaa